In Marinobacter antarcticus, one genomic interval encodes:
- the ppk1 gene encoding polyphosphate kinase 1 gives MTTEIGTKLTGDGEHSVPAPVEVPPVGEVINLEASENYFNRELSQLQFNYRVLKQALDTTHPLINRLIFCCIFSSNMDEFFEIRVAGLRQQIKYGRETLGADGIMPEQALGEISRVAHEYIDEQYDILNHVLIPEMEKENIHFVRRREWTPEQAEWVRNYFEDEILPVVSPIGLDPSHPFPRLVNKSLNFIVELDGKDAFGRETGMAIVPAPRSLPRLVRLPDEICNGGENLVFLSSMIHAHTDELFPGMEIKGCYQFRLTRNADLELEDDFEDLASALRGELLSRRFGDGVRLEVADNCPQELVQFLLTEFGLAEKDVYQVNGPVNLTRLLAVNSLVDRPDLTYSGFSPTIPKQIRSKETIFDAIRKRPILLHHPFQNFSPVVDLLRQAAKDPQVLAIRQTLYRSGANSEIVEALADAARRGKEVTAVVELRARFSEAENLELASRLQEAGVIVVYGVVGYKTHAKMILVVRREEGRLRRYVHLGTGNYHADNARLYTDYSFMTCDESIGDDVNKLFQQLTGMGKALKIKKLFHAPFTLHKRLLSLIEREAELGDKGRIIIKINALTEIQLIKALYRASQAGVEIDLIVRGICSLRPGVPGLSDSIRVRSILGRFLEHTRVYYFGNDGKPDVYCSSADGMERNLLSRVETAFPIEDPELIARVREDLDTYLSDNCQSWMLQPDGSYIQNQPAEGEERVASQLVLLERLTGKS, from the coding sequence ATGACAACGGAAATCGGCACGAAACTGACTGGGGACGGGGAGCATAGTGTTCCAGCTCCGGTTGAAGTCCCGCCCGTGGGTGAAGTGATCAACCTGGAGGCCAGTGAAAATTACTTCAATCGTGAGCTGAGCCAGCTTCAGTTCAATTACCGGGTGCTGAAACAAGCGCTTGATACTACCCATCCGCTGATTAACCGGCTGATTTTCTGCTGTATCTTCAGCAGTAACATGGATGAGTTCTTTGAAATACGGGTGGCTGGCCTGCGCCAGCAGATCAAGTACGGCCGGGAGACCTTGGGTGCCGACGGCATCATGCCGGAACAGGCGCTGGGTGAAATCAGCCGTGTTGCTCATGAGTATATCGATGAGCAGTACGACATTCTGAACCATGTCCTGATCCCGGAGATGGAAAAAGAGAACATTCACTTTGTGCGGCGCCGGGAGTGGACTCCGGAGCAGGCGGAGTGGGTGCGAAATTATTTCGAGGACGAAATTCTTCCGGTGGTGAGTCCCATCGGGCTGGATCCGTCACACCCGTTTCCGCGCCTGGTGAACAAAAGCCTTAACTTTATTGTTGAACTCGACGGCAAAGATGCTTTTGGTCGTGAGACCGGCATGGCCATAGTGCCGGCTCCGCGCTCACTGCCAAGACTGGTGCGCCTGCCGGATGAGATCTGCAACGGTGGAGAGAATCTGGTTTTTCTGTCCTCGATGATTCACGCCCACACCGATGAGCTGTTCCCCGGTATGGAAATCAAGGGCTGCTACCAGTTCCGGCTCACCCGCAATGCTGACCTGGAGCTGGAAGACGACTTTGAAGATCTGGCATCCGCCCTGCGCGGCGAGTTGCTCAGCCGCCGGTTTGGCGACGGTGTGCGGCTGGAAGTGGCGGATAACTGCCCGCAGGAGCTCGTACAGTTCCTGCTAACGGAATTCGGCCTGGCGGAAAAAGATGTGTATCAGGTCAACGGGCCGGTGAACCTCACCCGATTGCTGGCGGTTAACAGCCTTGTGGATCGTCCTGATCTGACCTATTCGGGCTTCTCGCCCACCATACCCAAGCAGATCCGCAGTAAGGAAACCATATTTGATGCCATTCGCAAACGGCCGATCCTGCTGCACCATCCCTTCCAGAACTTCAGTCCGGTAGTGGATTTGCTGCGCCAGGCAGCTAAGGATCCGCAGGTTCTGGCGATCCGGCAGACTCTTTATCGTTCCGGCGCCAATTCGGAGATTGTTGAAGCCCTGGCAGACGCAGCCCGGCGTGGCAAAGAGGTAACCGCCGTTGTTGAGTTGCGGGCACGATTCAGCGAGGCTGAGAACCTGGAGCTGGCAAGCCGGCTGCAGGAAGCCGGCGTAATCGTGGTGTATGGCGTTGTGGGGTATAAAACCCACGCCAAGATGATCCTGGTGGTGCGCCGTGAGGAAGGTCGTCTGCGCCGCTATGTTCACTTGGGAACCGGCAACTATCATGCGGACAACGCGCGCCTTTATACCGATTACAGCTTCATGACCTGTGACGAGTCCATTGGGGACGACGTTAACAAGTTGTTCCAGCAGTTAACCGGTATGGGCAAGGCGCTGAAGATCAAGAAACTGTTCCATGCGCCGTTTACGCTCCACAAAAGATTGCTCAGCCTGATTGAGCGTGAAGCCGAGCTGGGCGATAAAGGGCGCATCATTATCAAGATCAATGCGCTAACTGAAATTCAGCTCATCAAGGCTCTGTACCGGGCCTCTCAGGCCGGTGTGGAAATTGATCTCATTGTTCGTGGCATATGCAGCCTCAGGCCCGGGGTGCCCGGTCTGTCGGACTCCATCCGGGTGCGTTCCATTTTGGGACGATTCCTGGAGCACACCCGGGTTTATTACTTTGGAAACGATGGTAAACCCGATGTTTACTGCTCAAGCGCCGACGGCATGGAGCGTAACTTGCTGAGCCGGGTTGAGACGGCGTTTCCGATTGAAGATCCGGAGCTGATAGCGCGGGTGCGCGAAGATCTGGATACTTACCTTTCGGACAATTGCCAGTCCTGGATGTTGCAGCCGGATGGCAGCTATATTCAGAACCAGCCGGCCGAAGGCGAAGAGCGTGTGGCATCGCAACTGGTATTGCTGGAACGCCTGACCGGCAAATCCTGA
- a CDS encoding DUF945 family protein has product MKAKWIIAGAGIVVVAGAMPWAVGYVTEQQWQEVTRELNQAQPFVQMQTEDYRRGFFGAELDGTATVLNPENGETRRIEYRANVTHGLTGSFMDFEPVEGWAPEGSDWFQERPRLTLETRLWGTAVLELEAPAMAITSPESGESLSTSGGVARIEISDAGSQAEALIVWPQLSLSGPDMNIRINDFRIEQSMSHLNGDVWTGTMEASIASVALMSPEVSPVTIEELLVRSSTEANANGQRMDSQLSIEAGQVRFEDQAYGPHKLAFALENLDVASWSLLTTSMAEMQGMALAPDAGSREAFERQMAAMGQVNTAMRDMAAAGFSVGFPELTLDTPEGQVTGNVIISHPELPEDQKAEMLMVMQQLTGEMNLSVPSVLAEDYPAVRMQLAPLIKQGLLVPEGDRLVLSARLNDMVVNVNGQEIPLPPLF; this is encoded by the coding sequence TTGAAAGCAAAATGGATAATTGCCGGCGCCGGCATAGTGGTTGTCGCCGGCGCAATGCCTTGGGCAGTGGGTTACGTAACGGAGCAGCAGTGGCAAGAGGTAACCCGTGAGCTGAATCAGGCGCAGCCGTTCGTACAGATGCAAACAGAAGACTATCGCCGGGGCTTTTTCGGCGCGGAACTGGACGGTACTGCAACGGTGCTGAACCCGGAGAACGGTGAAACCCGCCGGATTGAGTACCGAGCCAATGTGACTCACGGTCTGACCGGCAGTTTTATGGATTTTGAACCGGTTGAAGGCTGGGCGCCTGAAGGTTCCGACTGGTTTCAGGAGCGACCAAGGCTGACTTTGGAAACACGCCTTTGGGGTACTGCTGTGCTTGAGCTGGAAGCTCCGGCAATGGCCATTACAAGCCCCGAAAGCGGTGAGTCACTCAGCACCAGTGGTGGTGTTGCCCGGATTGAAATCAGTGACGCCGGTTCGCAGGCTGAAGCATTGATAGTCTGGCCGCAGCTGAGCCTCTCCGGGCCCGATATGAACATCCGCATCAATGATTTCCGTATTGAGCAGAGTATGTCTCATCTGAATGGCGATGTCTGGACGGGAACCATGGAAGCGTCGATTGCCTCTGTCGCGCTGATGTCCCCGGAGGTATCCCCGGTAACGATCGAGGAATTGCTGGTGCGCAGCAGCACTGAGGCAAATGCCAACGGGCAGCGCATGGATTCGCAGCTGTCGATTGAGGCCGGGCAAGTCCGTTTTGAAGACCAGGCCTATGGTCCGCATAAACTGGCGTTCGCTCTGGAAAACCTGGACGTGGCGAGTTGGAGCTTGCTGACAACCAGTATGGCAGAGATGCAAGGTATGGCGCTGGCACCGGATGCTGGTAGCCGCGAGGCTTTTGAGCGGCAGATGGCGGCCATGGGGCAGGTTAATACAGCCATGCGCGATATGGCAGCCGCTGGGTTTTCGGTCGGATTCCCTGAATTAACCCTGGATACGCCTGAAGGGCAGGTAACCGGCAACGTAATAATCAGCCATCCCGAGCTTCCAGAAGATCAGAAAGCGGAAATGCTGATGGTGATGCAGCAGCTAACCGGAGAAATGAACCTGAGTGTGCCTTCGGTACTGGCCGAAGATTATCCCGCTGTGCGTATGCAGCTTGCGCCTTTGATCAAGCAGGGACTGCTAGTGCCGGAGGGTGATCGCTTGGTATTGTCGGCGCGGCTGAACGACATGGTAGTAAACGTTAACGGTCAGGAAATCCCGTTGCCACCGTTATTTTAA
- the coaD gene encoding pantetheine-phosphate adenylyltransferase → MPKVIYPGTFDPITNGHTDLIERASRMFDEVVVAVAYNSKKQPLFNLEERCELVRKATAHIPNASVTGFSYLLADFVRDQGATVILRGLRAVSDFEYEFQLADMNRRLAPELESVFLTPSNHLSYISSSLIREIASLGGDVSEFVDPVVEAALKKKFSEA, encoded by the coding sequence ATGCCTAAAGTCATTTACCCGGGCACCTTTGACCCCATCACCAATGGGCATACGGATCTCATCGAACGTGCCAGCCGCATGTTTGATGAGGTCGTCGTTGCTGTTGCCTACAACTCGAAGAAGCAGCCATTGTTTAATCTGGAGGAGCGCTGTGAGCTGGTTCGGAAGGCAACGGCCCACATCCCGAACGCCAGCGTGACCGGCTTCAGTTATCTGCTCGCCGATTTCGTCCGTGATCAGGGTGCTACGGTTATTCTCCGTGGCCTGCGGGCAGTTTCCGATTTCGAGTATGAGTTCCAGCTTGCAGACATGAATCGCCGCCTGGCACCGGAACTGGAAAGCGTGTTCCTGACTCCTTCCAATCATCTCTCCTATATTTCCTCAAGCCTGATCCGGGAGATCGCTTCTCTGGGGGGGGACGTGTCCGAGTTCGTTGACCCCGTTGTAGAAGCGGCCCTGAAAAAGAAATTCAGCGAAGCCTGA
- a CDS encoding GMC family oxidoreductase produces MSFKDRIAQGLESGWKVTDGATLTENITAEADVVIVGTGAGGGTTAEILAKSGLSVILVEEGRLYYQKDFKMDELTSYANLYQEGMSRVTKDGAIAILQGRCVGGSTTVNWTSSFRTPDATLNYWGKRFGLEALSPDAMAPWFDGREVRHSMSPWEMDPNLNNDALRRGCEKLGYSWQIIPRNVKGCWNLGYCGVGCPTNAKQGALMTTIPGALDNNARLFHGLRAERLVMNQDRIDSLQASAMASDGITPTGIQVTLKAKHFVVAASAIGSPGLLLRSKLPDPYERVGKRSFLHPVNASVAHMPKLVDPFYGAPQSIYSDEFNFRNGVDGEVGYKLEVPPLHPAMSAGVIPGHGDTQAKNLAGLPWMQSVIALLRDGFHEDSPGGTVSLRDDGSPVLDYPITDYLWKGLRNAFYTMAEIQFAAGADRVRLMHLDSDWYSSWAAAKAAINGFAMEPHRVRLFTAHQMGGCGMGSNPEESVVNGFGEHHHVSNLSVHDASVFPTSIGANPQLSVYALAARNSTHLAQRLQK; encoded by the coding sequence ATGTCCTTCAAAGATCGTATTGCCCAAGGCCTGGAATCCGGCTGGAAAGTCACCGATGGCGCCACCCTTACCGAAAACATTACGGCTGAAGCCGATGTCGTTATCGTCGGAACAGGCGCCGGCGGCGGCACAACGGCCGAAATTCTCGCCAAAAGCGGTCTCTCCGTCATCCTGGTAGAAGAGGGCCGACTGTATTATCAGAAAGACTTCAAAATGGACGAACTCACGTCCTATGCAAATCTTTACCAGGAAGGTATGAGCCGCGTCACCAAAGACGGTGCCATTGCTATTCTGCAGGGCCGATGTGTGGGAGGTTCAACAACGGTCAACTGGACCAGTAGCTTTCGCACTCCAGACGCAACTCTCAACTACTGGGGCAAGCGTTTTGGCCTTGAGGCGCTGAGCCCGGACGCCATGGCGCCCTGGTTTGACGGCCGTGAAGTGCGCCACTCCATGTCGCCCTGGGAGATGGACCCGAACCTCAACAACGACGCGTTGCGCCGGGGCTGTGAAAAGCTCGGCTACAGCTGGCAAATTATCCCGCGCAATGTGAAAGGTTGCTGGAATCTCGGGTACTGCGGCGTGGGTTGCCCGACCAACGCGAAACAGGGCGCGCTGATGACCACCATTCCCGGAGCACTGGACAACAACGCCCGGCTGTTTCATGGTCTGCGCGCCGAACGACTGGTAATGAATCAGGATCGAATTGACTCCCTGCAGGCCAGCGCCATGGCCAGCGACGGCATTACTCCGACGGGCATTCAGGTCACGCTGAAAGCAAAGCACTTTGTGGTAGCCGCCAGCGCCATAGGCTCGCCTGGCTTGCTATTACGCTCCAAACTGCCCGACCCCTATGAGCGAGTGGGCAAGCGTTCGTTTCTGCACCCGGTTAACGCCAGTGTTGCGCACATGCCGAAGCTGGTAGATCCGTTTTATGGCGCGCCCCAATCCATCTATTCCGACGAGTTCAACTTCCGTAACGGCGTGGATGGTGAGGTAGGCTACAAGCTTGAAGTGCCACCGCTGCACCCGGCCATGTCTGCCGGTGTTATTCCCGGCCACGGCGACACCCAGGCAAAAAACCTGGCCGGCCTGCCGTGGATGCAGTCTGTTATCGCGCTGTTACGGGACGGTTTTCACGAGGACAGTCCCGGCGGCACCGTATCGCTTCGTGATGACGGCAGCCCGGTGCTGGATTACCCGATCACTGACTACCTCTGGAAAGGCCTCCGTAACGCTTTTTACACCATGGCTGAAATTCAGTTTGCAGCTGGCGCTGATCGGGTTCGCCTGATGCACCTGGACTCCGACTGGTATTCCAGCTGGGCCGCTGCCAAAGCCGCTATTAACGGCTTTGCCATGGAGCCCCATCGGGTTCGCCTGTTCACAGCACACCAGATGGGCGGCTGCGGTATGGGAAGCAACCCGGAGGAATCGGTGGTCAACGGTTTTGGCGAGCACCATCACGTCAGCAATCTCAGCGTACACGACGCTTCGGTTTTCCCGACCAGTATTGGCGCCAATCCGCAGCTGTCGGTTTATGCATTAGCCGCAAGGAATAGCACCCACCTGGCACAGCGCCTACAGAAATAG
- a CDS encoding coniferyl aldehyde dehydrogenase, with protein MGASVVQLTESKKHIQHTHRVFEDQKKAFHNNPAPSLTERQENLKRLKQALLTYQDRLLEAIDRDFSCRSRDESLIAEVMPSIQGINYTLKNLEGWMKPSRRHVSILFQPASNKVCYQPKGVVGVIVPWNYPLYLAVGPLIASLAAGNRTMIKMSEFTPHTSALFKELIAASFPEDLVSVINGEADVAADFSSRPFDHMLFTGSTSVGKLVMRAASENLTPVTLELGGKSPAIVSPDVPMEDAAQRIAFGKAFNAGQTCVAPDYVLCPADRTQAFVDEFRAQFSEMYPSLRDNDDYTAIINERQYSRLQGYLEDARAKGAELIEINPAQENMGDGTHKIPVTLVLKTTPDMKLMQDEIFGPILPIVSYDSLDEAIQYINDRPRPLALYFFGYDRSQQHQVIDSTLSGGMCINDSLMHVAQDDLPFGGVGDSGMGHYHGKEGFLTFSHQRAIFAKQKFNSGKFVYPPYGTSVHKMVYKFFIR; from the coding sequence ATGGGTGCCAGCGTTGTTCAGCTCACTGAGAGCAAAAAACACATTCAGCATACTCACCGGGTGTTCGAGGATCAGAAAAAGGCGTTTCACAATAACCCGGCGCCGTCGCTGACGGAACGCCAGGAAAACCTGAAGCGCCTCAAGCAGGCTCTGCTGACTTACCAGGATCGCCTTCTGGAAGCCATAGACCGGGATTTCTCATGCCGCTCGCGGGACGAGTCCCTGATTGCAGAAGTCATGCCTTCAATTCAGGGCATCAACTACACCCTGAAAAACCTTGAAGGCTGGATGAAACCTTCCCGCCGGCACGTTTCCATACTGTTCCAGCCCGCCAGCAACAAGGTCTGTTACCAGCCAAAAGGCGTTGTGGGCGTGATTGTGCCGTGGAACTACCCGCTTTACCTGGCGGTCGGGCCGCTGATTGCATCGCTTGCCGCAGGCAATCGCACGATGATCAAGATGTCCGAATTCACACCTCACACCTCTGCGCTGTTCAAAGAGCTTATTGCGGCAAGCTTCCCGGAAGATCTGGTGTCGGTTATCAATGGCGAAGCCGATGTTGCTGCGGACTTTTCCTCCCGGCCATTCGATCACATGCTGTTCACCGGCTCCACTTCCGTTGGCAAACTGGTGATGCGCGCGGCTTCCGAAAACCTGACACCGGTTACCCTGGAGTTGGGCGGCAAATCACCGGCCATCGTTTCTCCCGATGTCCCTATGGAGGACGCGGCTCAGCGCATTGCTTTTGGCAAGGCATTCAACGCCGGCCAGACCTGCGTGGCACCGGATTACGTGCTCTGCCCTGCTGATCGCACTCAGGCCTTCGTAGACGAGTTCCGCGCCCAGTTCTCGGAGATGTACCCTTCGCTGCGCGATAACGACGACTACACAGCCATTATTAATGAGCGCCAGTACAGCCGCCTGCAAGGCTACCTGGAGGATGCCAGAGCCAAGGGCGCAGAGCTGATCGAAATCAACCCGGCGCAGGAAAACATGGGCGACGGTACCCATAAGATCCCGGTGACACTGGTACTGAAAACCACACCAGACATGAAGCTCATGCAGGATGAGATCTTCGGTCCTATCCTCCCGATCGTGAGCTATGACAGTCTCGATGAGGCAATCCAGTACATTAATGATCGCCCGCGCCCACTGGCACTGTATTTTTTCGGCTACGATCGCAGCCAGCAGCATCAGGTAATCGATAGCACACTCTCGGGCGGCATGTGCATTAACGATTCGCTGATGCACGTCGCTCAAGACGACCTGCCATTTGGTGGTGTAGGCGATTCCGGCATGGGCCACTATCACGGCAAGGAAGGCTTCCTGACCTTCTCGCATCAGCGCGCCATTTTTGCCAAACAGAAGTTCAACAGCGGAAAGTTCGTCTATCCTCCTTACGGAACATCCGTCCACAAAATGGTTTACAAATTCTTTATCCGCTAA
- a CDS encoding TetR/AcrR family transcriptional regulator: MKTRDKILLSSLELFNEQGERDVTTNHIAAYLAISPGNLYYHFRNKSDIIYEIFQEYEKLVDFYLDIPENRTMTLDDMTFYLESVFDGLWSYRFFHRDLEYLLDRDPRLRNDYREFTNRCLAAISRIFEKLADAGIIEPQPESLRAAMSLNVWLVITNWMAFLKTAHAAKASASLTLHELKQGIYQVLTLEVPYLTPAYREQVMVLREKYRPTMPEQEEERDVSVF; the protein is encoded by the coding sequence ATGAAGACCAGAGACAAGATACTGCTGTCCAGCCTTGAGCTGTTTAATGAACAGGGCGAGCGAGACGTTACAACGAACCATATAGCTGCGTACCTGGCAATTTCGCCGGGCAATCTTTATTACCACTTCCGCAACAAGTCCGACATTATTTACGAGATATTCCAGGAATACGAAAAACTGGTGGATTTTTATCTGGATATCCCGGAAAACCGGACCATGACGCTGGACGATATGACGTTTTATCTGGAGTCGGTGTTTGATGGGCTTTGGAGCTACCGGTTTTTCCACCGGGATCTGGAATACCTGCTGGACAGAGATCCGCGCCTGCGCAACGACTATCGGGAATTTACCAACCGATGTCTCGCGGCTATAAGCCGGATATTCGAGAAGCTGGCAGATGCAGGCATCATAGAACCGCAGCCGGAATCTCTCCGGGCGGCTATGTCGCTGAATGTCTGGCTTGTGATCACCAACTGGATGGCATTTCTGAAGACCGCCCATGCGGCGAAAGCCTCCGCCAGCCTGACCCTTCATGAACTGAAGCAGGGAATTTATCAGGTGCTGACGCTTGAGGTTCCGTACCTGACACCGGCTTACCGTGAACAGGTTATGGTGCTGCGGGAGAAGTACCGGCCAACAATGCCGGAGCAAGAAGAGGAGCGTGATGTCTCGGTGTTCTGA
- the yihA gene encoding ribosome biogenesis GTP-binding protein YihA/YsxC — MDSDLTQKSLSFNSARFLVSAPRLEDCPPDTGAEVAFAGRSNAGKSSALNAITAIGKLARTSKTPGRTRLINFFSLNREHTRLVDLPGYGYAKVSRDMKDDWQKHLGHYLNDRRCLRGLVLVMDIRHPLTDFDQMMVEWCEHNKLPLMILATKADKLKFGQAKNSMLDITRRLEAFTCVKHLIMFSSTSKRGVDECRAALINWLEGSEEARG, encoded by the coding sequence GTGGACTCTGATCTGACTCAAAAAAGCCTCTCTTTTAACAGCGCCCGGTTCCTTGTCAGCGCGCCCAGATTGGAAGACTGCCCGCCAGACACGGGCGCTGAAGTCGCCTTTGCCGGGCGCTCGAACGCCGGAAAATCCAGCGCTCTGAACGCAATCACTGCGATTGGCAAGCTGGCCCGAACCAGTAAAACCCCAGGGCGCACACGCCTGATTAACTTTTTCTCCCTGAACCGTGAGCATACCCGACTGGTGGATCTGCCCGGATATGGCTACGCGAAAGTATCCCGGGATATGAAAGACGACTGGCAGAAACACCTCGGGCATTACCTGAACGACCGCCGTTGCCTGCGAGGCCTGGTTCTGGTTATGGATATTCGCCACCCGCTTACTGATTTTGACCAAATGATGGTGGAATGGTGCGAGCATAACAAGCTGCCACTGATGATTTTGGCAACCAAAGCCGACAAACTCAAATTCGGTCAGGCGAAAAACAGCATGCTGGACATTACCCGCAGGCTTGAGGCATTCACCTGTGTTAAACACCTTATCATGTTTTCATCCACCTCAAAGCGCGGCGTTGATGAGTGCCGGGCGGCGCTGATCAATTGGCTGGAAGGTTCCGAAGAGGCGCGGGGATAA
- a CDS encoding c-type cytochrome, with translation MKKLIAGFVFGVGLTAMAHGAGDPEAGKQSAAACQACHGQGGAKPIMGVYPKISGLGEKYMYNQLVAIQENARAIPEMTGQLDGKSKQDLQDLAAYFATQDMGVSQADPELVEKGAAVYRGGNMASGVPACAGCHNPRGKGNEPAGFPHLGGQNAEYLTKQLNAYRDGTRANGSNAAIMMDVASRLTDAEIEAVASYISGLN, from the coding sequence ATGAAGAAACTGATCGCAGGGTTTGTTTTCGGCGTAGGCCTTACAGCCATGGCGCACGGAGCAGGAGATCCTGAAGCGGGCAAGCAGAGTGCAGCGGCCTGTCAGGCGTGTCATGGCCAGGGTGGAGCGAAGCCGATTATGGGCGTCTATCCAAAAATATCCGGGCTGGGTGAAAAGTATATGTATAACCAGCTGGTGGCCATTCAGGAAAATGCTCGCGCTATTCCGGAGATGACCGGCCAGCTTGATGGTAAATCCAAGCAGGATCTTCAGGATCTGGCAGCGTATTTTGCAACGCAGGATATGGGCGTCAGCCAAGCAGATCCGGAGCTGGTAGAGAAAGGCGCTGCGGTATATCGTGGTGGTAATATGGCTTCCGGCGTTCCGGCCTGTGCTGGCTGCCACAACCCACGGGGTAAGGGTAACGAACCTGCGGGGTTCCCGCACCTTGGTGGGCAGAATGCTGAATATCTGACCAAGCAGCTGAATGCCTACCGTGACGGTACTCGAGCCAACGGTTCTAACGCGGCCATCATGATGGACGTTGCGTCCAGATTGACGGATGCAGAGATTGAGGCCGTTGCCAGTTACATTTCCGGCCTGAACTGA
- a CDS encoding thiol:disulfide interchange protein DsbA/DsbL produces MFRALRTIGLLLTALAVFGQANAADWKEGTHYKKLDTPVHTATDSGVEVAEVFWYGCPHCYNFKPLAESWEAKAPDYVNYVRIPAALGRSWEPHARAFYALEAINALDKLHDALFDALAGQHLPLNDGESLADFVADHDVDRDEFLDSYNSFGVNARMQQAQSKIRGARVTGTPTMLVNGKYTVSASMAGSLEAMLEVVDYLVEKEHAAEQ; encoded by the coding sequence ATGTTCCGAGCGCTCAGAACGATCGGCTTGCTGCTAACAGCCTTGGCAGTATTCGGCCAGGCCAATGCGGCCGACTGGAAGGAAGGTACGCACTACAAAAAACTGGACACCCCCGTGCACACAGCAACCGATTCCGGCGTTGAGGTGGCGGAGGTCTTCTGGTACGGCTGTCCGCATTGCTACAATTTCAAGCCGCTGGCAGAGAGCTGGGAAGCAAAGGCTCCGGATTATGTAAACTATGTGCGAATTCCCGCCGCCCTGGGCCGCTCCTGGGAGCCACACGCTCGGGCCTTCTATGCGCTTGAAGCCATCAATGCTCTGGATAAATTGCACGATGCTTTGTTTGATGCTCTGGCAGGTCAGCATCTGCCTCTTAATGATGGAGAGTCCCTGGCTGATTTTGTTGCTGATCATGACGTGGATCGCGATGAATTCCTTGATAGCTACAATAGCTTCGGCGTAAATGCCCGCATGCAGCAGGCGCAGTCAAAAATCCGGGGTGCGCGTGTTACCGGTACACCGACTATGCTGGTAAATGGCAAGTACACGGTCAGCGCATCCATGGCGGGTAGCCTTGAGGCGATGCTGGAGGTTGTCGATTATCTGGTTGAGAAAGAGCACGCTGCGGAACAATAA
- a CDS encoding endonuclease/exonuclease/phosphatase family protein, with protein sequence MYKRFRKRLDGIISARDEPKGSNSGLEHVPAFEPQRYLRLLTFNIQVGISTSSYRHYVTRSWQHFLPHRNRIQNLDRIASLLSNYDVVALQECDGGSLRSGYINQVQYLAEAAGIPYWHQQLNRNLGQLAQHSNGLLSRFRPLDVTEYKLPGLIPGRGAIVARYGTEEDPLVLVLMHLSLSKAAQQRQLGFISELISKYRHVILMGDMNNHAEELLTRTPLRNTDLVPLPDTAHSFPSWRPEKALDHILVSPSLQIRRAEVVSYPMSDHLPIAMDIALPDGYLEKF encoded by the coding sequence ATGTATAAACGCTTCAGGAAGCGGCTGGACGGTATTATCAGTGCCCGGGACGAGCCGAAAGGCTCGAACTCGGGTCTGGAGCATGTGCCTGCGTTTGAGCCCCAGCGTTATCTCAGGCTGCTGACGTTCAACATACAAGTGGGGATCAGCACGTCCTCCTATCGCCACTACGTAACTCGAAGCTGGCAGCATTTTCTTCCCCATCGCAACCGTATTCAAAACCTGGATCGCATAGCGTCCCTGCTGAGTAACTACGATGTGGTCGCTTTGCAGGAGTGCGATGGCGGGAGTCTGCGCAGTGGGTACATCAATCAGGTGCAGTATCTCGCTGAGGCGGCGGGAATTCCCTACTGGCATCAGCAGCTGAACCGCAACCTGGGGCAGCTTGCCCAGCACAGCAATGGCTTGCTCAGCCGGTTCCGGCCGCTGGACGTTACAGAATACAAGTTGCCGGGGCTGATTCCGGGGCGTGGCGCCATCGTTGCCCGATACGGCACCGAAGAGGACCCTCTGGTCCTGGTGCTGATGCATCTTTCGTTGAGCAAGGCGGCGCAGCAGCGTCAGCTCGGCTTTATCAGTGAGCTGATTTCAAAGTATCGGCATGTGATTCTGATGGGGGATATGAACAACCACGCTGAGGAGCTTCTGACCCGGACTCCGCTCAGGAACACCGATCTGGTGCCTCTGCCTGATACTGCGCACAGTTTTCCGAGCTGGCGTCCTGAAAAAGCGCTTGACCATATTCTGGTGAGTCCTAGCCTGCAGATCCGGCGCGCGGAAGTGGTGAGCTATCCTATGTCAGACCATTTGCCGATCGCCATGGATATTGCACTTCCGGATGGGTATCTGGAAAAGTTCTGA
- the rpmG gene encoding 50S ribosomal protein L33, with product MREKIKLVSSAGTGHFYTTIKNKRNTPEKIELKKYDPVVRKHVAYKEAKIK from the coding sequence ATGCGCGAAAAAATCAAGCTGGTATCTTCAGCAGGCACTGGTCATTTCTATACGACCATCAAGAACAAGCGTAACACTCCGGAAAAAATCGAACTCAAAAAGTACGATCCGGTTGTCCGCAAGCACGTTGCGTACAAGGAAGCCAAGATCAAGTAA